The following proteins are encoded in a genomic region of Helicobacter macacae MIT 99-5501:
- the pal gene encoding peptidoglycan-associated lipoprotein Pal, with translation MKKFMLFGAAFALFLMTGCADKGVNVDSDEDDDTDTEVYQGARGSRGGSGGGAGGSVFGEGGDAGETIGSVYFDFDRFNIRGDMQSVIDEAARSIKGQQSYQVTIEGNADERGTDEYNYALGTKRAIAVRDALSLKGVNPANIRVISFGESKPLCTEQTEECYQQNRRGDIRVIGGGTSATPAQ, from the coding sequence ATGAAGAAGTTTATGTTGTTTGGTGCAGCTTTTGCACTTTTTTTGATGACAGGTTGTGCTGATAAGGGTGTCAATGTAGATTCTGATGAAGATGATGATACTGACACAGAAGTGTATCAAGGAGCTAGAGGCTCACGAGGAGGTAGTGGTGGCGGTGCAGGCGGCAGTGTCTTTGGTGAAGGTGGAGATGCAGGCGAAACCATAGGAAGCGTCTATTTTGATTTTGATAGATTTAATATCCGTGGCGATATGCAATCTGTCATAGACGAAGCTGCAAGAAGCATAAAAGGACAACAAAGCTATCAAGTAACTATTGAGGGCAATGCTGATGAAAGAGGGACAGATGAGTATAACTACGCTCTTGGCACAAAGCGTGCGATAGCGGTGCGAGATGCTCTATCTCTAAAGGGTGTAAATCCTGCAAATATCCGTGTAATCAGCTTTGGCGAAAGCAAACCTCTATGCACAGAGCAAACAGAGGAATGCTACCAGCAAAACCGCAGAGGCGATATTCGCGTGATAGGTGGTGGCACTTCTGCTACTCCTGCGCAGTAG
- a CDS encoding tetratricopeptide repeat protein codes for MTKVKISSVFVFFTALPALAFFCVLVAEPSAFELQSGATKKELKNLQTTNKNLENIAIDYNTRIQTLEQSQEGLQSVIEGQSLRIKNLLDLANGQEMRIKTLESNLDSASATISELQTQVKSLTTKLNEMSALNAKANSEILKKLESIDSTAQPKASQQKAGQPKADEAKVADSKSGEPSTAKSADDAPASEFPKEFKHLPKKEVYEQAQKLYRQKGFEAASERYKWLAEGEYKSAFCYYMLGEIAYKQAKYKEAIIFFKRSVAIDSEASYMPVVLWHTAWSFKYTKDTQNYEKFLDLLIGSYPDSEQGKKAKNLKNQTKKETK; via the coding sequence ATGACAAAGGTAAAGATTTCTAGCGTTTTTGTATTTTTTACTGCTTTGCCTGCTTTGGCTTTTTTTTGTGTCCTTGTGGCTGAACCATCGGCGTTTGAGCTACAAAGTGGTGCTACCAAAAAAGAGCTAAAAAACCTCCAAACTACTAACAAAAACCTCGAAAATATTGCCATTGATTACAACACTAGAATCCAAACTTTAGAGCAATCCCAAGAGGGTTTGCAAAGTGTCATTGAGGGGCAGTCTTTGCGCATAAAAAATCTCTTGGACTTGGCAAATGGGCAAGAGATGAGGATAAAGACACTAGAATCTAATCTAGATTCTGCTAGTGCTACTATCAGTGAGCTACAAACGCAAGTGAAATCCCTCACAACTAAGCTAAACGAAATGAGTGCGCTAAATGCAAAAGCAAATAGTGAAATCCTAAAAAAGCTAGAATCCATAGATTCGACTGCCCAACCAAAAGCAAGCCAGCAAAAGGCAGGACAACCAAAGGCAGATGAAGCTAAAGTGGCTGATAGCAAAAGTGGCGAGCCAAGCACGGCAAAATCCGCAGATGATGCTCCTGCTAGCGAATTCCCAAAAGAGTTTAAGCATTTACCCAAAAAAGAAGTCTATGAACAAGCCCAAAAGCTATATAGACAAAAAGGCTTTGAAGCGGCAAGTGAGCGGTATAAGTGGCTAGCAGAGGGAGAGTATAAAAGCGCGTTTTGCTACTATATGCTTGGCGAAATAGCCTATAAACAAGCAAAATACAAAGAAGCAATCATATTTTTCAAACGAAGCGTAGCCATAGACAGCGAAGCAAGCTATATGCCTGTGGTGTTGTGGCATACGGCGTGGTCTTTCAAATACACCAAAGACACGCAAAACTATGAGAAATTTTTAGACCTTCTTATCGGCTCTTATCCTGACTCCGAGCAGGGCAAAAAAGCAAAAAATCTCAAAAACCAAACCAAAAAGGAAACAAAATGA
- a CDS encoding FKBP-type peptidyl-prolyl cis-trans isomerase, whose protein sequence is MSNISQNQVVSILYEVKESQTNEVIDSNLESKPLEFLLGAGQVISGLEKAVASAKKGDKLNLSIPPEDAYGIYQQDFLQEVPKEQFDGISLQKGMTLFGQAEDGQTVQVIVKDFNDSIVMIDYNHPLAGKTLLFNVEITDVREATPDEILQGRVGGGCCGGGCGCGDLAESAESMSGNSHEHHHGGGGCCGGGGCGCH, encoded by the coding sequence ATGAGCAATATCTCACAAAATCAAGTCGTATCAATCCTCTATGAAGTGAAAGAATCACAGACAAATGAAGTCATTGATAGCAACCTAGAATCTAAACCGCTAGAGTTTTTACTCGGTGCGGGGCAAGTCATAAGTGGGCTTGAAAAAGCAGTAGCAAGCGCAAAAAAAGGCGATAAACTAAATCTATCTATCCCGCCAGAAGATGCTTATGGAATCTATCAGCAAGACTTTTTGCAAGAAGTGCCAAAAGAGCAGTTTGATGGCATTTCTTTGCAAAAAGGAATGACACTTTTTGGGCAAGCAGAGGATGGGCAGACAGTGCAAGTCATCGTAAAAGATTTTAATGATTCTATTGTGATGATTGACTATAATCACCCTTTGGCGGGCAAGACACTACTATTTAATGTCGAAATCACTGATGTGCGCGAAGCTACGCCCGATGAGATTTTGCAAGGTAGGGTAGGGGGAGGCTGCTGTGGTGGAGGCTGTGGCTGCGGGGACTTGGCGGAGTCAGCAGAATCTATGAGTGGAAATAGCCACGAGCATCATCACGGCGGAGGTGGCTGCTGTGGTGGTGGGGGCTGTGGCTGTCATTAG